Proteins from a single region of Corylus avellana chromosome ca11, CavTom2PMs-1.0:
- the LOC132166098 gene encoding uncharacterized protein LOC132166098 yields MEGGARRLTLWDQMSAVDGGGAREGLSGLTLNDVLRSTAEKRAAAAAAASPAPPAPQLSNRTLLDVIREQDQNTRSSFKNLLESHNDHHHNGRDKKAWKSFKEKLRLKRAGAAWTSSVPIPASDIPIQNSNIRDNNCRLLSLSRCNSVRFQYSAEPTQSEEDPSCSSSSSGPGFRPQITRRSSTRFGQLLASIPSESTQDGDSDNSDAAPSRVPSLRPQISRHNSTRFLSTQRQNSMYNRDAIDDDDEDEDGEEVRSPHAPTRLLAAVLAEERALSAREAVAAQEAAEAAAAAEREGTAEEMAETEGSAPAPVPVVRMSLMDLMDYNMADEDEDEEAEEEEEEEVVEVGEGGGGGGGAEHNCCVCMVRHKGAAFIPCGHTFCRLCSRELMVCRGNCPLCNRFILEILDIF; encoded by the coding sequence ATGGAAGGAGGTGCGCGGAGGCTAACGCTGTGGGATCAGATGTCCGCAGTGGACGGCGGTGGCGCGCGGGAGGGGCTATCCGGCTTGACTCTGAACGACGTGCTGAGAAGCACGGCCGAGAAGCGAGCTGCCGCCGCCGCCGCGGCTTCACCAGCGCCTCCAGCGCCTCAGCTGAGCAATCGGACCCTCCTGGACGTGATCCGAGAGCAGGACCAGAACACCAGGTCGTCCTTCAAAAATCTCCTTGAGAGTCACAATGACCACCACCACAATGGCAGGGACAAGAAGGCTTGGAAGAGCTTCAAGGAAAAGCTCCGTCTCAAGCGCGCCGGGGCTGCTTGGACCTCGTCCGTCCCTATCCCGGCCTCGGATATCCCTATCCAGAATAGTAATATTAGGGACAATAATTGTAGGTTGCTTTCGCTTTCTAGGTGCAACTCGGTCCGGTTCCAGTACTCGGCCGAGCCGACTCAGTCGGAGGAGGATCCGAGTTGTTCCTCGTCGTCATCCGGTCCGGGTTTCAGGCCGCAGATCACGCGCCGGAGCTCAACCCGGTTCGGGCAGTTATTGGCTTCGATTCCGTCCGAGTCAACTCAGGACGGCGATTCTGACAACTCCGACGCGGCTCCTTCGCGGGTTCCTAGTCTCAGACCACAAATCTCGCGCCACAACTCCACGCGCTTCCTGTCGACTCAGCGCCAGAACTCAATGTACAACAGGGACGCCATTGATGACGACGACGAAGACGAAGACGGGGAGGAAGTAAGATCTCCGCATGCGCCTACACGCCTACTCGCGGCAGTATTGGCGGAGGAGAGAGCGCTCTCGGCGCGTGAAGCCGTGGCCGCACAGGAAGCGGCTGAGGCGGCAGCGGCAGCGGAGAGAGAAGGTACGGCGGAAGAAATGGCGGAAACGGAGGGATCGGCTCCGGCGCCGGTGCCGGTGGTGAGGATGTCGTTGATGGACCTAATGGACTATAACATGGCGGACGAGGATGAAGACGAGGAGGctgaagaagaggaggaggaggaggtggtggaggtcggagaaggaggaggaggaggaggaggagcggAGCACAACTGCTGCGTGTGCATGGTGCGGCATAAAGGTGCGGCGTTTATCCCGTGTGGCCACACTTTCTGCAGGCTGTGTTCCCGGGAGCTCATGGTCTGTAGGGGTAACTGCCCTCTCTGCAACCGTTTCATCTTGGAAATCCTTGACATTTTCtaa